One genomic region from Myripristis murdjan chromosome 7, fMyrMur1.1, whole genome shotgun sequence encodes:
- the nppal gene encoding natriuretic peptide A-like — MNSNIYIYYLSLLFLLHLVGAKPVSDLQSLKQLLEEESNAAPYYSSEETEVEGRDVNAAKAVFGAMEDPWESDLTNSALVAKENALTRLLKDIMRTSKRSWSRHKKGGLRSCFGVRLERIGSFSGLGC, encoded by the exons ATGAATTCtaatatttacatttactaTTTGTCTCTGCTGTTCCTGCTTCATTTAGTAGGAGCCAAACCAGTTTCTGATCTGCAG AGCTTGAAACAGCTTTTGGAAGAGGAGAGCAATGCAGCACCATATTACTCTTCTGAGGAGACGGAGGTCGAGGGGAGAGATGTGAATGCAGCCAAGGCGGTGTTTGGCGCCATGGAGGACCCTTGGGAGTCTGACCTGACTAATTCAGCTCTCGTGGCGAAAGAAAATGCCCTCACGCGTCTCCTCAAAGACATCATGAGGACCTCGAAACGCTCCTGGAGCCGGCACAAAAAGGGCGGACTGAGGAGCTGCTTTGGTGTCCGGTTAGAGAGGATCGGCTCTTTTAGCGGACTGGGATGCTGA